One genomic window of Thermococcus indicus includes the following:
- a CDS encoding nucleotidyltransferase domain-containing protein: MRAERLADCIRKKLGRVSGLHSLILYGSLVRGDFVPGTSDVDFFAVLDDGADPESVLREIKPILEECSSFLNPVEVDIAWEWLSNLRDPLNLGYPYKFLTIYQRDFRENHVVVIGEDVVGMIPEYPLDELLPGRLEGILRNLERFSENRKMLHILAGETARLMAFLNGSTLAKDDVLRTLQELGDEGALQIYLAYLDGRRTEFSGEFLRDFITSRVEELKKKRNSPL, encoded by the coding sequence ATGAGGGCCGAAAGGCTCGCGGATTGCATACGAAAGAAACTCGGCCGGGTTTCCGGCCTCCATTCCCTCATTCTGTACGGTTCCCTCGTTAGGGGCGACTTCGTCCCGGGGACGAGCGACGTGGACTTCTTTGCGGTCCTTGATGATGGGGCAGACCCGGAGTCCGTTCTCAGGGAGATAAAGCCGATTCTCGAGGAGTGCTCATCGTTCCTCAATCCGGTGGAGGTTGACATCGCCTGGGAATGGCTCTCGAACCTCCGCGACCCGCTCAATCTCGGCTATCCCTACAAGTTCCTCACGATTTACCAGCGGGATTTTAGAGAAAATCACGTCGTTGTGATCGGGGAAGATGTTGTGGGGATGATCCCGGAGTACCCTCTGGACGAGCTCCTCCCCGGCAGGTTGGAGGGCATTCTGAGGAATCTCGAGCGCTTCTCGGAGAACAGAAAGATGCTCCACATCTTGGCCGGCGAGACGGCAAGGCTGATGGCCTTCCTGAACGGTTCCACCCTTGCGAAGGATGACGTTCTGAGAACCCTCCAGGAACTCGGCGATGAGGGGGCACTCCAAATCTACCTGGCCTACCTCGACGGAAGGAGAACCGAGTTCAGCGGGGAGTTTTTGAGGGACTTCATAACCTCCAGGGTGGAAGAACTTAAGAAAAAACGAAACTCACCTTTGTGA
- the bpsA gene encoding N(4)-bis(aminopropyl)spermidine synthase — translation MREIVEKVREKTSIPVYERTVENVLSAIQASGDVWRIVDLSEEPLPLVVAVITALHEMGYVAFDGPSVVLTQSGRKLVEKYGIGARKDYTCSHCEGKTVELSAFSDLLEQFKEIVKDRPQPKHDFDQAYVTPETTVARIALMHTRGDLENKEVFVLGDDDLTSIALMLSGLPKRIAVLDIDERLVKFIEKTADELGYENIEMFTFDLREPLPDYALHKFDTFITDPPETVDAIRAFVGRGIATLKGPGCAGYFGITRRESSLDKWREIQRVLLNEFGVVITDIIRNFNEYVNWGYEEETRAWKLLPVKVRPSYNWYKSYMFRIQTLEGSKGFEEKIELGDELYNDEEASTT, via the coding sequence ATGAGGGAGATAGTGGAGAAGGTTAGGGAGAAGACGAGCATCCCCGTTTACGAGAGAACCGTCGAGAACGTTCTGAGTGCCATCCAGGCAAGTGGGGACGTCTGGAGAATCGTTGACCTCAGCGAGGAGCCGCTCCCGCTCGTCGTTGCCGTCATCACGGCCCTTCACGAGATGGGTTACGTTGCCTTCGACGGCCCGAGCGTTGTCCTCACCCAGAGCGGCAGGAAGCTGGTGGAGAAGTATGGAATAGGCGCGAGGAAGGACTACACCTGCTCCCACTGCGAGGGCAAGACGGTTGAGCTTTCAGCGTTCAGCGACCTCCTCGAGCAGTTCAAGGAGATAGTCAAAGACCGCCCACAGCCCAAACACGACTTCGACCAGGCCTATGTTACCCCCGAGACGACCGTGGCAAGGATAGCCCTCATGCACACCCGCGGGGACCTTGAGAACAAAGAGGTGTTCGTCCTCGGCGACGACGACCTCACGAGCATAGCCCTCATGCTCAGCGGCCTTCCCAAGAGGATTGCCGTCCTCGACATAGACGAGCGCCTCGTGAAGTTCATCGAGAAGACCGCCGACGAGCTCGGCTACGAGAACATCGAGATGTTCACCTTTGACCTCCGCGAGCCGCTCCCCGACTACGCGCTCCACAAGTTCGACACCTTCATCACCGACCCGCCCGAAACCGTTGATGCCATAAGGGCCTTCGTCGGCAGGGGAATAGCGACGCTCAAGGGGCCCGGCTGCGCCGGCTACTTCGGAATAACGAGGCGCGAGAGCTCCCTCGACAAGTGGAGGGAAATCCAGAGGGTTCTCCTCAACGAGTTCGGGGTTGTCATCACCGACATCATCAGGAACTTCAACGAGTACGTGAACTGGGGCTACGAGGAGGAAACCAGGGCCTGGAAGCTCCTTCCGGTAAAGGTCAGGCCGTCCTACAACTGGTACAAGAGCTACATGTTCAGGATACAGACCCTCGAGGGCTCGAAGGGCTTCGAGGAGAAGATAGAGCTTGGCGACGAGCTCTACAACGACGAAGAGGCCTCGACCACATGA
- a CDS encoding ATPase, with protein sequence MIGPVKDDFVKCYRLEYNLEALERVRGEIGEEAYSRLKALVEYRLHGKEFDRSPIDVKIALAFSAGSDSTAALKILRWAGFEVVPVTVRLPQMNEAVVERARSFGAVFVEVPGYLEVISAQMEKGAPICGKCHSMVMRAVEEYAKESGIKILASGDLLSSGLISIYETGELVTLNLPAFLALDKGEIIELIGGKYDLKFGCPLLWETFKRAPGVKRFAIQRVLRELRARAITPEIAEALILDVLAR encoded by the coding sequence ATGATAGGGCCAGTGAAAGACGACTTCGTCAAGTGCTACCGTCTCGAGTACAACCTCGAGGCCCTGGAGAGGGTTAGAGGAGAAATCGGTGAAGAAGCCTACTCCCGCCTGAAAGCCCTGGTGGAGTACCGCCTCCACGGGAAGGAGTTTGACCGCTCACCTATCGACGTCAAGATAGCCCTTGCCTTTTCTGCCGGTTCGGACAGCACGGCGGCTCTTAAAATACTCCGCTGGGCGGGCTTTGAGGTGGTGCCCGTAACAGTTCGGCTTCCCCAGATGAATGAGGCGGTCGTCGAGAGGGCCCGCTCCTTTGGGGCGGTCTTCGTCGAGGTTCCCGGATACCTTGAGGTCATCAGCGCCCAGATGGAGAAGGGCGCGCCCATATGCGGCAAGTGCCACTCGATGGTGATGAGAGCCGTGGAGGAGTACGCGAAGGAAAGCGGGATAAAAATCCTCGCCAGCGGGGACCTGCTCAGCTCGGGACTGATATCGATCTACGAAACCGGCGAACTCGTGACCCTGAACCTCCCCGCCTTCCTCGCCCTTGATAAGGGGGAGATAATCGAGCTGATAGGGGGAAAGTACGATCTCAAGTTCGGCTGTCCCCTGCTCTGGGAGACGTTCAAGAGGGCACCGGGCGTAAAGCGCTTTGCAATACAGCGTGTTCTCCGCGAGCTGAGGGCCAGGGCGATAACGCCAGAGATAGCCGAAGCTCTGATACTCGACGTCCTCGCCCGCTGA
- a CDS encoding metal-sulfur cluster assembly factor translates to MVTKEEVEKVVNEVVDEKFVKSIEVNEKGDVTVTLAKDTPDIDNVLIKLHSELGKLEGIGLITINREREVQEGGESVELTEEIILEKLKEVIDPEIGIDVVNLGLIYELKINQDNTVYVKMTMTTPGCPLTMWILRAVEDKILEIPGVKDAEIELTFDPPWTPDRISPEYKKRLGLY, encoded by the coding sequence ATGGTCACGAAAGAGGAAGTCGAAAAGGTCGTTAATGAGGTAGTCGATGAGAAGTTCGTCAAATCCATCGAGGTGAACGAGAAAGGTGACGTCACCGTTACGCTCGCGAAGGACACCCCAGACATAGACAACGTCCTCATAAAACTCCACTCGGAGCTCGGGAAGCTCGAGGGGATCGGTCTGATAACCATCAACCGCGAACGCGAGGTTCAGGAGGGCGGCGAAAGCGTCGAGCTGACGGAGGAGATCATACTCGAGAAACTCAAAGAGGTCATAGACCCCGAGATAGGAATCGACGTGGTGAACCTGGGCCTCATATACGAGCTCAAGATAAACCAAGACAACACGGTCTACGTCAAGATGACGATGACCACTCCGGGCTGTCCGCTCACGATGTGGATTCTGAGGGCGGTTGAGGACAAGATACTTGAGATACCTGGCGTCAAGGACGCCGAAATCGAGCTTACCTTCGACCCGCCCTGGACGCCCGACAGAATCAGTCCGGAGTACAAGAAGAGGCTTGGACTTTACTGA
- a CDS encoding ferredoxin, translated as MAWKVRVDQDVCIGDAICASLCPDVFEMNDEGKSVPVVEVIEDENLYNCAVEAAEACPVSCIYIEEA; from the coding sequence ATGGCTTGGAAGGTTAGGGTTGACCAGGACGTTTGTATCGGAGATGCCATCTGTGCCAGCCTCTGCCCGGACGTCTTCGAGATGAACGACGAGGGCAAGAGCGTTCCGGTCGTCGAGGTTATCGAGGACGAGAACCTCTACAACTGCGCCGTTGAGGCCGCCGAGGCCTGCCCGGTCAGCTGCATCTACATCGAGGAGGCCTGA
- a CDS encoding nicotinate phosphoribosyltransferase, producing MRDFYIAHEDDIKAGKTTDVYFIRTKKILVEKGIHRKVFADVTTTSLPKGWKWGVLAGIEEVAKLLEGLPVNVYAMPEGTIFHPYEPVLQIEGYYKEFGIYETALLGMLSQASGIATAALRTKIAANFKPVYSFGIRHMHPAIAPMIDRSAFIGGCDGVSGVLGAEMMGEKPVGTMPHALILVVGDQVKAWEYFDEVVESEVPRTALVDTLCDEKFEALMAAETLGERLTAVRLDTPSSRRGNFRRIIEEVRWELDLRGYEHVKIFVSGGLDEESIREIVDLADAFGVGGSIASAKPVDFSLDIVEIEGKPITKRGKLSGRKQIYRCENGHYHRVPAEKKLERCPVCGAKVEPLLKPLIENGEIVAELPKAREIRDYVLEQAEKFGLGLE from the coding sequence ATGAGGGACTTCTACATCGCCCATGAGGACGATATCAAAGCTGGAAAGACCACTGATGTTTACTTCATCAGAACGAAGAAGATACTCGTCGAGAAGGGCATCCACAGGAAGGTTTTCGCCGACGTGACGACGACTTCCCTTCCAAAGGGCTGGAAGTGGGGAGTCTTAGCGGGAATTGAAGAGGTCGCAAAGCTCCTTGAGGGGCTGCCAGTTAACGTCTACGCGATGCCAGAGGGAACCATATTCCACCCCTACGAGCCCGTTCTTCAGATCGAGGGCTACTACAAGGAGTTTGGAATCTACGAGACCGCTCTGCTTGGAATGCTCAGCCAGGCGAGCGGCATAGCCACCGCCGCACTCAGGACGAAGATAGCGGCGAACTTCAAGCCAGTCTATTCCTTCGGAATAAGGCACATGCATCCTGCAATAGCGCCGATGATAGATCGCTCGGCCTTCATAGGCGGCTGCGACGGCGTCAGCGGCGTTCTTGGAGCGGAGATGATGGGTGAAAAGCCCGTCGGCACGATGCCCCACGCGCTCATTCTCGTTGTCGGCGACCAGGTTAAGGCCTGGGAGTACTTCGACGAGGTCGTTGAGTCCGAGGTTCCGAGGACGGCTTTGGTTGATACGCTCTGCGACGAGAAGTTCGAGGCTTTGATGGCGGCTGAGACTTTAGGCGAGAGGTTGACGGCAGTTAGACTCGACACACCGAGCTCGAGGAGGGGCAACTTCAGGAGAATAATCGAGGAGGTTCGCTGGGAGCTCGACCTGAGGGGCTATGAGCACGTCAAAATCTTCGTGAGCGGCGGTTTGGACGAGGAAAGCATAAGGGAGATAGTTGATCTGGCGGATGCCTTCGGCGTTGGAGGCTCGATAGCCAGCGCCAAGCCAGTAGATTTTTCCCTCGACATAGTTGAGATCGAGGGGAAGCCGATAACAAAGCGCGGCAAACTCAGCGGAAGGAAGCAGATATACCGCTGTGAGAACGGCCACTACCACCGCGTTCCGGCTGAGAAGAAGCTCGAACGCTGCCCGGTCTGCGGGGCGAAGGTTGAACCCCTCCTCAAGCCGCTCATCGAGAACGGGGAGATAGTGGCTGAACTGCCAAAGGCCAGGGAGATAAGGGACTACGTGCTCGAGCAGGCGGAGAAGTTCGGACTTGGCCTGGAGTGA
- a CDS encoding SDR family NAD(P)-dependent oxidoreductase, with amino-acid sequence MSGPRPISELLSLKGRKALITGAASGIGRATALRFAEAGANLELVDIDEFGLKETKALAEEFGVEVGIHRVDLSKKIEVDALWEALKGGEPDILVNNAGVYWFKDFTEVDEGFYERVMAINLDSVFWMCQHFVRARKERGGVIINVSSIEAFLPFAKGLAHYDAAKLGVVALTRAIARDYGKKIRANVVVPGGIETEGVKKLKREAIMKLDVEKISISFNFNARLPMGRFGEPDEVARVMLFLASDLASYVNGAVIPVDGGFLST; translated from the coding sequence ATGAGCGGGCCGAGACCTATCTCCGAACTCCTCTCCCTGAAGGGGAGGAAAGCCCTTATTACTGGCGCGGCTTCGGGAATAGGCCGCGCGACTGCACTTCGCTTCGCCGAGGCCGGAGCGAACCTGGAGCTCGTGGATATAGACGAGTTCGGCCTGAAGGAGACCAAAGCTCTGGCTGAAGAGTTCGGCGTTGAGGTTGGCATTCACCGCGTTGACCTCTCAAAGAAAATTGAGGTGGACGCGCTCTGGGAGGCCCTGAAGGGCGGGGAGCCTGATATCCTGGTGAACAACGCCGGCGTCTACTGGTTCAAGGACTTCACGGAGGTCGATGAAGGGTTCTACGAGAGGGTAATGGCGATAAACCTCGACTCCGTCTTCTGGATGTGCCAGCACTTCGTCCGGGCAAGGAAGGAGAGAGGAGGCGTGATAATCAACGTGAGCTCGATAGAGGCTTTTCTTCCGTTCGCTAAGGGCCTCGCCCACTACGACGCGGCAAAGCTCGGCGTGGTTGCTCTCACCAGGGCGATAGCGAGGGACTACGGCAAGAAGATCAGGGCAAACGTCGTTGTTCCCGGGGGCATAGAGACCGAGGGAGTAAAGAAGCTCAAGAGAGAGGCCATAATGAAGCTTGACGTGGAGAAGATAAGCATCTCCTTCAACTTCAACGCACGCCTTCCGATGGGGCGCTTTGGAGAGCCGGACGAAGTAGCGAGGGTCATGCTCTTCCTGGCGAGCGATCTAGCCAGCTACGTCAACGGGGCGGTTATTCCAGTTGATGGCGGCTTCCTCTCAACCTAA
- a CDS encoding MBL fold metallo-hydrolase: protein MRIIPLASESLGVRSLATFVEAGEVKILIDPGVALGPKRYGLPPAKAEIEALHRMRRKLRGYAKRTDVVTISHYHYDHHTPFFEGLYESSSEAFAREIYEGKLLLIKHPRENINFSQRKRAWAFLKNAEPIAKKIEFADGRTFDLGGVTLEFSPAVPHGSEGSKLGFVVMVMIDDGFRLIHASDIQLLNRKAVEWIIEKVPDLLITGGPPTYLGKRAEGSWETGIKNLNEIIRETGAEVILDHHIVRDRNYPRFFDELEKRPKTFAGFLKVEDRPLEAYRRELHKMESGESVQLPFRLG, encoded by the coding sequence ATGAGGATCATCCCACTCGCCTCCGAAAGCCTCGGCGTGAGGAGCCTGGCAACGTTCGTGGAAGCTGGAGAGGTAAAAATCCTCATCGACCCGGGTGTCGCCCTCGGGCCTAAGCGTTACGGCCTTCCACCGGCGAAGGCCGAGATAGAGGCACTCCATAGGATGCGCCGCAAGCTCCGGGGCTACGCCAAGAGGACCGACGTTGTAACTATCTCCCACTACCACTACGACCACCACACGCCATTCTTTGAGGGCCTCTACGAGAGCTCCAGCGAAGCCTTTGCGAGGGAGATATACGAGGGAAAGCTCCTCCTAATAAAGCACCCGAGGGAGAACATCAACTTCAGCCAGAGGAAGCGCGCCTGGGCATTTTTGAAAAACGCGGAGCCGATAGCGAAGAAGATAGAGTTCGCAGACGGCAGAACCTTTGACCTCGGCGGCGTTACGCTGGAGTTCTCCCCTGCAGTGCCGCACGGGAGCGAGGGCTCGAAGCTCGGCTTCGTGGTAATGGTTATGATCGACGACGGCTTCCGCTTAATACACGCGAGCGACATCCAGCTCCTCAACAGAAAGGCCGTTGAGTGGATAATTGAGAAGGTTCCAGATTTGCTCATAACCGGCGGGCCGCCGACTTATTTGGGTAAGCGCGCCGAGGGAAGCTGGGAGACGGGGATTAAAAACCTCAACGAGATAATCCGCGAGACGGGAGCGGAGGTAATACTCGACCACCACATCGTCAGGGACAGGAACTATCCGAGGTTCTTCGATGAGCTTGAGAAGAGGCCCAAGACCTTCGCAGGCTTTCTGAAAGTTGAGGACAGACCGCTCGAAGCATACAGGAGGGAACTTCACAAAATGGAAAGCGGGGAAAGCGTCCAGCTGCCCTTCAGGTTAGGTTGA
- a CDS encoding DUF302 domain-containing protein, translated as MIEAKLVFNGTFDEAEAKVKEVLPQAGFAVVWEQDFTAVVKNKLGIDMPKYKTLGLCNAKIFYDLWKRNEEIGMVAPCHLLLYEDDGKVHAKMAVPEEFWDEEVLAEPFNRVVELLKEIGFN; from the coding sequence ATGATTGAGGCAAAGTTGGTGTTTAACGGAACCTTCGATGAGGCTGAGGCTAAGGTCAAGGAAGTTCTCCCGCAGGCCGGCTTCGCCGTCGTCTGGGAGCAGGACTTCACGGCTGTCGTGAAGAACAAGCTGGGCATTGATATGCCGAAGTACAAGACCCTCGGCCTCTGCAACGCTAAGATCTTTTACGACCTCTGGAAGAGGAACGAGGAAATTGGAATGGTTGCCCCCTGCCACCTGCTCCTGTACGAAGATGACGGTAAGGTTCACGCGAAGATGGCCGTGCCCGAGGAGTTCTGGGACGAGGAGGTTCTGGCGGAGCCCTTCAACAGAGTTGTGGAACTCCTCAAGGAGATTGGCTTCAACTGA
- the gltA gene encoding NADPH-dependent glutamate synthase — MAVKPKLIKERVPTPEKPVEERIKSFVEVNLGYDFASALKEAERCIQCPPEYAPCIKGCPVHINIPGFLKALRENADNPDEAVKNALRVIWNDNTLPAVTGRVCPQEDQCEAPCVMGKVGDPINIGKLERFVADYARERGIDQELLEEFIAESNRKVKVAVVGAGPAGLTCALELAKMGYKVTIFEALHEAGGVLMYGIPEFRLPKDILKTELEKLEKLGVEVKTNYIVGKTVTIEELLQEYDAVFIGTGAGTPKLLNIPGILLDRIYSANEFLTRVNLMKAYLFPEYDTPIAVGKKVIVIGAGNTAMDAARSALRLGAEVTIAYRRGREDMTARVEEIGHAEEEGVKFEFFLTPVEFIGDENGKVKAVKFEKMRPLEERDRRGKRKIVGTGEYVTLEADTVIIAIGLEPNRILVEASGFKANPDGTLIVDENLMTSIPGVFAGGDAIRGEATVILAMGDGKKAAKAIDEYIRGKKANA; from the coding sequence ATGGCGGTAAAGCCAAAGCTCATCAAGGAGCGCGTTCCTACACCCGAGAAACCCGTTGAGGAGCGCATTAAAAGCTTCGTTGAGGTCAACCTCGGCTACGACTTCGCATCCGCGCTGAAGGAGGCGGAGCGCTGCATACAGTGCCCGCCGGAGTACGCACCGTGCATCAAGGGCTGCCCGGTTCACATCAACATTCCCGGCTTCCTGAAGGCCCTCCGCGAGAACGCGGACAACCCGGACGAGGCCGTCAAGAACGCTCTGCGCGTCATATGGAACGACAACACCCTGCCGGCAGTTACCGGCCGTGTCTGCCCGCAGGAGGACCAGTGTGAGGCCCCGTGCGTCATGGGCAAGGTCGGAGACCCGATAAACATCGGCAAGCTCGAGAGGTTCGTGGCTGACTACGCACGCGAGAGGGGAATCGACCAAGAGCTTCTCGAGGAGTTCATAGCCGAGAGTAACAGAAAGGTCAAGGTGGCGGTCGTCGGAGCTGGACCCGCCGGTCTGACCTGTGCCCTCGAGCTGGCGAAGATGGGCTACAAGGTCACCATTTTTGAGGCCCTCCACGAGGCGGGCGGAGTTCTCATGTACGGCATCCCAGAGTTCAGGCTCCCGAAGGACATCCTCAAGACCGAGCTGGAGAAACTTGAGAAGCTCGGGGTCGAGGTCAAGACCAACTACATCGTCGGCAAGACCGTCACCATCGAGGAGCTCCTACAAGAGTACGACGCCGTCTTCATAGGCACCGGGGCTGGAACACCCAAGCTGCTGAACATACCGGGAATACTGCTCGACAGGATTTACAGCGCCAACGAGTTCCTCACCAGGGTCAACCTCATGAAGGCCTACCTGTTCCCAGAGTACGACACACCGATAGCCGTTGGAAAGAAGGTCATAGTCATCGGTGCGGGAAACACCGCTATGGACGCGGCGCGCTCCGCGCTCAGGCTCGGTGCCGAGGTCACAATCGCCTACCGCCGCGGAAGGGAGGACATGACGGCCAGGGTAGAGGAGATAGGCCACGCCGAGGAGGAGGGCGTCAAGTTTGAGTTCTTCCTCACCCCGGTGGAGTTCATAGGCGACGAGAACGGCAAGGTTAAGGCGGTTAAGTTCGAGAAGATGCGCCCGCTCGAGGAGAGGGACAGGCGCGGAAAGAGGAAGATAGTCGGAACCGGCGAGTACGTGACCCTCGAAGCCGACACCGTCATCATAGCAATCGGCCTTGAGCCGAACAGGATACTCGTTGAGGCCAGTGGATTTAAGGCAAACCCGGACGGAACGCTGATCGTCGACGAGAACCTCATGACCAGCATCCCGGGAGTCTTCGCAGGCGGCGACGCGATAAGGGGAGAGGCAACGGTTATCCTTGCCATGGGAGACGGAAAGAAGGCTGCAAAGGCGATAGACGAATACATAAGGGGCAAAAAGGCCAACGCCTGA
- a CDS encoding sulfide/dihydroorotate dehydrogenase-like FAD/NAD-binding protein produces MYRITAKEELDVRDFFMEVEAPHVAKAWKPGQFVVLMIHKRGERIPMSIYYADRETGRLGMFIRRHGKTTFDLWDNFDVGDSLYAVAGPLGMPIEVKYYGNVVFVSDAVCGQAENYATLKAMKEAGNYTISIQTFEDKAHSYPEKFLAKPVADEHYLTTEDGSRGIKGHYLDVLRELIEKDKVDIVFGGGKLGSLKKLAELTREYGIPTIVTVRQIMVDGTGMCGSCRILYDGEIKFACRDGPMFDAHKVDWDDVIRRDSRFVREQEIAKKHYLESRGVV; encoded by the coding sequence ATGTACCGAATTACCGCGAAAGAAGAACTGGATGTAAGGGATTTCTTTATGGAGGTTGAGGCGCCACATGTGGCCAAAGCATGGAAGCCGGGCCAGTTCGTCGTTTTGATGATACACAAGAGGGGCGAGAGGATTCCAATGTCCATCTACTACGCCGACAGGGAAACCGGAAGGCTTGGAATGTTCATCAGGAGGCACGGGAAGACCACCTTCGACCTCTGGGACAACTTCGACGTTGGCGACTCCCTCTACGCGGTCGCGGGCCCGCTCGGGATGCCAATTGAGGTCAAGTACTACGGGAACGTCGTCTTCGTCTCCGATGCCGTCTGCGGCCAGGCCGAGAACTACGCCACGCTCAAGGCGATGAAGGAGGCCGGCAACTACACGATCTCGATACAGACCTTCGAGGACAAAGCCCACTCCTACCCCGAGAAGTTCCTGGCGAAGCCCGTCGCCGACGAGCACTACCTCACCACGGAGGACGGCTCGCGCGGAATCAAGGGACACTACCTCGACGTTCTGAGGGAGCTCATCGAGAAGGACAAGGTGGACATAGTCTTCGGCGGGGGAAAACTCGGAAGTCTCAAGAAGCTCGCCGAGCTGACCAGGGAGTATGGAATTCCGACCATAGTCACCGTCAGGCAGATAATGGTGGACGGAACCGGCATGTGCGGCTCCTGCAGGATACTCTACGACGGCGAGATAAAGTTCGCCTGCAGGGACGGGCCGATGTTCGACGCCCACAAGGTGGACTGGGACGACGTCATAAGGCGTGACTCCCGCTTCGTCCGCGAGCAGGAGATAGCCAAAAAGCACTACCTCGAGTCCAGGGGGGTGGTCTGA
- a CDS encoding 4-phosphopantoate--beta-alanine ligase gives MVEIPKSHPRYWSLYYREKIIEGMEKGMTAKAGLIAHGRGEAFDYLIGEKTIEPAERAMRAAIAKLILAKHPVISVNGNVAALVPKETIELAKALNAKLEINLFYRTEERVRAIAKELRKHDPGVELLGINPTKRIPGLEHERGKVDEEGIWKADVVVVPLEDGDRTEALVRMGKFVITIDLNPLSRSARMADITIVDNIVRAYPRMTELAREMKDYSREELLAILEEYNNEKTLGDVLIHMEQRLTKLAEGGVWRKKTLE, from the coding sequence ATGGTGGAGATACCGAAGAGCCACCCACGCTACTGGAGTTTATACTACAGGGAGAAGATCATCGAGGGAATGGAGAAGGGGATGACGGCCAAAGCGGGCCTCATAGCCCACGGCCGCGGTGAGGCTTTCGACTACCTCATAGGCGAGAAGACCATAGAGCCGGCCGAGAGGGCCATGCGCGCCGCCATCGCGAAGCTGATACTGGCAAAGCACCCGGTTATCTCGGTCAACGGCAACGTCGCGGCACTCGTCCCAAAGGAGACGATAGAGCTGGCAAAAGCGCTGAACGCCAAGCTCGAGATAAACCTCTTCTACCGCACGGAGGAGCGCGTTAGAGCTATAGCGAAGGAGCTGAGGAAGCACGACCCCGGCGTGGAGCTCCTCGGAATAAACCCCACGAAGCGCATCCCCGGCCTGGAGCACGAGAGGGGGAAGGTCGACGAAGAAGGCATCTGGAAGGCCGACGTGGTGGTTGTCCCGCTGGAGGACGGCGACAGGACGGAGGCCCTCGTCAGAATGGGCAAGTTCGTGATCACCATTGACCTGAACCCGCTTTCCCGCTCGGCGAGGATGGCGGACATAACGATAGTCGACAACATAGTCCGCGCGTATCCGAGGATGACTGAACTGGCCAGGGAGATGAAGGACTACAGCAGGGAGGAGCTCCTCGCTATACTGGAGGAGTACAACAACGAAAAAACACTGGGCGATGTGCTCATCCACATGGAGCAACGGCTGACCAAGCTGGCCGAAGGAGGGGTCTGGAGGAAGAAGACGCTGGAGTGA
- a CDS encoding helix-turn-helix domain-containing protein — protein MLEKEKEALAKRIAGEITLSSDPGKTMRKWREIFGISQTELAEYLGVSSSVISDYEGGRRKSPGASTIRKFVEALLEIDEKRGGNVIRAFSKTLGSELPTSAILDIREFALPITIKDLVGAVRGEVVANMHLLDRRIYGYTVVDSIKAILEMSSEEFLKLYGWTTERALIFTKVTTGRSPMIAVRVQGLKPAVVVLHGVKKLDELAVKLAERERVPLVISNVGSEAELIAGLRRLVEKTEKEF, from the coding sequence ATGCTTGAAAAGGAGAAAGAAGCCCTGGCAAAGAGGATAGCGGGGGAAATAACCCTCTCCTCCGACCCCGGTAAAACCATGCGCAAATGGCGTGAGATATTCGGAATCAGCCAGACGGAGCTGGCCGAATACCTTGGCGTCTCTTCTTCGGTCATAAGCGACTACGAGGGCGGCAGGAGAAAGAGCCCCGGCGCGTCCACGATACGGAAGTTCGTCGAGGCCCTCCTCGAGATAGACGAGAAGCGCGGTGGAAACGTGATCCGTGCGTTCAGCAAGACCCTCGGCAGCGAGCTTCCCACGAGCGCCATACTCGACATCAGGGAGTTCGCCCTTCCGATAACCATAAAGGATCTCGTTGGGGCCGTCAGGGGGGAGGTCGTCGCCAACATGCACCTCCTCGACAGGCGCATCTACGGCTACACGGTCGTCGACAGCATAAAGGCGATCCTCGAGATGAGCAGCGAGGAGTTCCTCAAGCTGTATGGCTGGACGACCGAAAGGGCGCTGATATTCACCAAGGTCACCACCGGAAGGAGCCCGATGATAGCGGTTCGCGTTCAGGGACTCAAGCCGGCAGTTGTCGTCCTTCACGGCGTTAAAAAACTCGACGAGCTCGCGGTGAAACTGGCCGAGCGCGAGAGGGTTCCGCTGGTGATATCGAACGTTGGAAGTGAGGCGGAGCTCATTGCCGGCCTCAGAAGGCTGGTGGAAAAGACGGAGAAGGAGTTCTGA